The DNA segment CACGCGTCGTCAGGTTGACGACTCACTGGCGGCGGCGAAATCGAAATCGGCTCTGGCGCACCGCTTGCAGGGGCTTTCCGAGCCCGAACAGCAGGCCGTCCTGGTAGACCTGGTGCGTTCCCACATCGCTACCGTGCTGGGCACCGTCACGCCCGAGGCCATCGACCCGGACAAGGCATTCCAGGAGTTGGGTTTTGACTCGTTGACCGCGGTGGAGATGCGCAACCGGCTCAAATCCGCTACCGGCCTGGCGCTTTCCCCCACGCTCATCTTCGACTACCCGACCCCCAACCGGCTGGCCGAATACCTTCGCACCGAACTTGCCGGCGTCCCAGAACAAATCGAACACTCGCCCGCGGCGCGTGCCGCGGGCGACGATCCGATCGTGATCGTGGGAATGGCGTGCCGCTACCCGGGCGGGGTCGATTCACCCGAGGCGTTGTGGGACATGCTGATCCACGGTCGCGACGTGCTCACGGAGTTCCCCGGCGATCGCGGCTGGGACCTGGCCCGGTTGTACAGCCCCGATCCCGACGTGCCGGGCGCCTGCTACACCCGCACCGGCGGCTTTGTCGACGGTGTCGCCGACTTCGACCCCGCCTTCTTCGGGGTGGGTCCGAGCGAGGCGCTGGCGATGGACCCGCAACAACGGATGCTCCTCGAACTCTCCTGGGAGGCGTTGGAGCGGGCCGGGATTGACCCCGGGGGGTTGCGGGGCAGCGCCACCGGTGTGTTCGCCGGGGTGATGACGCAAGGCTACGGCATGTTCTCCGCCGAGCCGGTGGAAGGCTTCCGGCTGACCGGCCAGCTAGCGAGTGTGGCCTCGGGCCGGGTGGCCTATGTGCTGGGGTTGGAGGGCCCGGCGGTGTCGGTGGATACGGCGTGTTCGTCGTCGTTGGTGGCGTTGCACCTGGCGGTGGGATCGCTGCGGTCGGGCGAGTGCGACCTGGCCCTGGCCGGCGGCGTCACCGTCAACGCCACACCCGACATTTTTGTGGAGTTCAGCCGCTGGCGCGGCCTGTCACCGGACGGGCGGTGCAAAGCATTCGCGCAGGCCGCCGACGGCACCGGATTCTCCGAGGGCGGCGGCATGGTGGTGCTGCAGCGGCTCTCGGATGCGCGGCGGTTGGGGCATCCGGTGTTGGCGGTGGTGGCCGGTTCGGCGGTCAATCAGGATGGTGCCTCCAATGGGTTGACCGCGCCCAATGGTCCCTCCCAGCAGCGGGTGGTGCGGGCGGCGTTGGCCAATGCGGGGTTGAGCGCGGGCGAGGTGGACGTGGTGGAAGGGCATGGCACCGGGACCACGTTGGGGGATCCGATCGAGGCGCAGGCGTTGTTGGCCACCTATGGGCAAGGGCGCAGCGAGCCGCTGTGGTTGGGGTCGATCAAGTCGAACATGGGTCACACCCAGGCGGCGGCGGGGGTGGCCGGGGTGATCAAGATGGTGTTGGCGCTGCGCCATGAGTTGTTGCCGGCGACGTTGCATGTGGATGCGCCGTCGGCGCATGTGGATTGGTCGGCGGGGTCGGTGGCGTTGTTGACCCAGCCGCGGCCGTGGCCGGCGGCGGGTCGGGTGCGCCGGGCGGGGGTGTCGTCGTTTGGGATCAGCGGCACCAATGCGCATGTGATTCTCGAGGAGGCGCCGGGGGTGTCGGCGCGGGAGGCTGGGCCTAGGCCGCCGGTGGTGGCGTGGGTGGTCTCGGCGAAGTCGCCGGCGGCGGTGGGTGCGCAGGCGGCGCGGTTGGCGGCGCATGTGCGCTGCCACGACACGCTGGATGTTGCCGATGTGGGTTGGTCGTTGGCGGGGCGTTCGGTCTTTGCGCATCGGGCCGTGGTGGTGGGTGCGGATCGGGACCGGTTGCTGGCGGGCCTGGATGAGCTGGCCGCCGGTGCCGAGGGGGCCACGGTGGTGCGCGGTGTCGCCCAGCCCGCGGGCAAGACCGTCTTCGTCTTCCCCGGCCAAGGCTCCCAATTCCTGGGCATGGGAATGGGATTGCACGCCGCGTACCCGGTTTTCGCAGAGGCGTTCAACGCGGTGGTGGGCGAGCTGGACCAGCATCTGCTGCGTCCCCTTCGCGAGGTGATGTGGGGCCATGACGAAAACCTGCTGAACACCACCGAATTCGCCCAACCCGCGCTGTTCGCGGTGGAGGTCGCTTTGTACCGGCTGCTGGAATCCTGGGGCGTACGACCCGATTTCGTGATGGGCCACTCGGTCGGTGAGCTGTCGGCCGCTCACGTCGCGGGGGTCTTGTCGCTGCAGCACGCCGCGGTGCTGGTGGCCGCTCGCGGCCGGTTCATGCAGGCGTTGCCGGCCGGCGGGGCGATGGTCGCGGTGGCGGCCACCGAAGAGGAAGTGCAACCGCTGCTGACCCCCGAGGTCGGCATCGCGGCGATCAACGGTCCCGCCTCGGTGGTGATCTCGGGGGCGCGGCACGCGGTGGTCGCCATCGCCGATCGGCTGCGCGCCGACGGCCGCCGAGTGCACCAACTGGCCGTCTCGCACGCGTTTCACTCCCCGTTGATGGAGCCGATGCTCGACGAATTCGGCGCGGTCGCTTCCGGACTCACCATCGGGGCGGCCACCATCCCGGTCATCTCGAATGTGACCGGCCAGCCGGCCGGAGACGACTTCGCGTCGCCGGCGTACTGGCAGCGTCACGTTCGGGAACCGGTGCGATTCGCCGACAGCGTCCGCTGCGCGCACTCGGCCGGCGCCAGCCGTTTCCTCGAAGTCGGCCCCAGCGGCGGTTTGACCGCGTCGATCGACGAGTCGCTGGCCGACGCCGAGGTGATGACCATGCCGGCGCTGCGCAAGGACCGCCCCGAGCCGGAGACCCTGCTCAACGCCGTCGCACGGGGGTTTGTCGCCGGCATGGAGGTGAACTGGCGGGCCACGATCGGCGCGGCCAACTTCGTGGAGCTGCCCACGTATGCCTTTGAGCGCAGACGGTTCTGGCTATCCGGTGACGGTGGTGTGGCCGACGCCGCCGGGCTGGGGTTGGCGGCCGGCGAGCACGCGCTGCTGGGCGCGGTGATCGAGCTGCCGGCCTCGGGTGGGGTGGTGCTGACCGGCCGGCTATCGCTCAGCGTGCAGGGCTGGCTGGCCGACCACGCCGTCGGCGGCGTGGTGATCTTCCCCGGCGCGGGCTTTGTGGAATTGGCGATCCGCGCCGGCGACGAAGTGGGTTGCGGGGTGGTCGACGAGCTGACGTTGGCGGCGCCGCTGGTCTTGCCGGCCAGCGGGCCGGTCGCGGTGCAGGTGGTCGTCGGTGGTCCCAAGGAATCGGGCGGCCGTGCGGTGGCGGTGTATTCGCGCGCCGAGGCCGGTGCCCCCTGGCTGTTGCACGCCGAGGGCTCGCTGAGCGCCGGGTCACCGGGTCCGGCCGCGGCACTGTCGGTGTGGCCGCCGGCCGGTGCGGTGCCGGTGCAGGTCGCCGACGGGTACGAGCGGCTGGCCGCGCGCGGCTACGGGTACGGGCCCGCGTTCCGGGGCTTGACCGCGATGTGGCGCCGCGGTGACGAAGTGTTCGCCGAGGTGGGCCTGCCCGCCGACGCCGCGGTGTCGGTCACCGGGTTCGGGGTTCATCCGGTGCTGCTGGACGCGGCGTTGCACGCGGTGATCTTGAGCGCCGACGGCGCCGAGGTTCCCGAAGGCTCGGTCATGGTGCCGTTCTCCTGGCACGGCGTGTCGTTGCACGCCGCGGGCGCCTCGGCGGTGCGGGCGCGGATCGCGCCGGTGGGTGCTGGCCCGCACCCGGGCGGCACCCCCACGGCGGTGTCGATCGAGTTGGCCGATGCGCTCGGCTTGCCGGTGCTGTCGGTGGCCGCGATGCGGGCCCGGCCGGTGACCGATCGGCAGTTGCGGGCCGCGGTGTCGCGCTCGGCGCCCGACCGGCTGTTCGAGGTGGTCTGGTCGGCGCAACCGCTGGCCCCGGCGGAGCCGGGGCCGGCGCCGGCGATGGTGTTCGAGTCGGTGCCGGTCGCCGGCGACGTGGTGACGGGGGTGTATGCGGCCACGACCGCGGTGCTGCAGGTGTTGCGGTCGTGGCTGGCCGGTGATGAGCCGGGGGTGTTGCTGGTGACGACGCGCGGCGCGGTGGCGTTGCCGGGGGAGCCCGGCGAAGACATCACCGATCTGGCGGGCGCGGCGGTGTGGGGATTGGTGCGCTCGGCGCAGACCGAGCATCCCGGGCGGATCGTGCTCGTCGACACCGATGCGGCCCTTGACGATGCCGCCATGGCCGCGGTCCTCGCCGCCGGCGAGCCGCAGGTGTTGTGGCGGGGCGGGCAGGTCTACACCGCGCGGGTGCGCGGCAGCCGCGCGGTTGGCGGGCTGCTGGTGCCCCCGGGTGACGGGCCGTGGCGGTTGGCGATGAGCACCGCCGGCACCTTCGAGAATCTGCGGCTGGAGCCGATTCCCGACGCCGACGCACCGCTGCGGCCCGGGCAGGTCCGGGTCGCGCTGTCCGCCGTTGCCGCCAACTTCCGCGACGTCATGATCGCGCTGGGGCTCTACCCGGACCCGGACGCGGTCCTGGGCGTCGAGGGGTCCGGCGTCGTCATCGAGGCAGCCACGGCAGCGGCCACGCGGGATGGCTGTTTCGCGGTCGGTGACCGGGTGATGGGCCTGTTCCCGGAAGGCACCGGCACGATCGCTGTCACCGACCACCGGCTGCTGGTCAAGGTGCCCAGCGGGTGGTCTTACACCTCCGCCGCCACCGCGTCGGTGGTGTTCGCCACCGCATACTACGCACTGACCGACCTGGCGTCGGTGCGGTCGGGGCAGCGGATACTGGTGCACTCCGCCGCCGGGGGGGTGGGCATGGCGGCGGTGCAGCTGGCCCGTCATTGGGGGTTGGAGGTGTTCGCCACCGCTAGCAAGGGCAAGTGGGACACGTTGCGGACCATGGGTTTTGACGACGACCACATCGCTGATTCGCGCAGCCTGGAGTTCGCGGACAAGTTCCGGGCGGTCACCGGTGGCCGCGGCGTGGACGTGGTGTTGGACTCGCTGTCCGGGGAGTTCGTGGACGCGTCGCTGGGCCTGGTGGCGTTCGGCGGGACGTTCTTGGAGATGGGCAAGACCGACATCCGCGATCCCGGCACGGTCGCTGAACAGCACCCCGGTGTGCGTTACCGCGCCTTCGACCTCTTCGAGGCGGGGCCGGACCGCATCGGGCAGATCCTGGCCGAGCTGGCCAACCTGTTCGGTGAGGACGTGCTGCGGCCGTTGCCGGTGACGACGTTTGACGTGCGACGAGCGCCCGCGGCGTTGCGCTATCTGAGCCAGGCGCGGCACGTGGGCAAGGTCGTGATGAGGATGCCCGGCGCGTGGGCGGCCGGCACGGTGTTGATCACCGGCGGGACCGGGATGGCGGGTTCGGCGTTGGCCCGTCATCTGGTGACTCGGCACGGGGTGCGTCAGCTGGTGCTGGTCAGCCGCCGCGGCCCGGATGCGCCGGGTGCCGCCGAGTTGGTGGCCGAGTTGCGGGATGCCGGCGCGCAGGCGCAGGCGGTGGCGTGCGATGCGGCCGATCGGGCGGCGTTGGCCAAGGTCATCGCCGATATTCCGGTGCAGCGTCCCTTGTCGGCGGTGGTTCACGCCGCCGGGGTGCTCGACGACGCGGTGGTCACCTCGCTGACTCCCGAACGGATGGAAACGGTGCTGCGGGCCAAGGTGGACGCGGCGTGGAACCTGCACGAGCTCACCCGCGATCTGGATGTCGCGGCGTTCGTGATGTTTTCGTCGATGGCCGGGCTGGTGGGATCGTCCGGCCAGGCCAACTACGCGGCCGCCAACTCGTTCTTGGACGCGCTGGCCGCGCACCGGCGGGCCCACGGGCTGCCGGCGATCTCGCTGGGGTGGGGGCTGTGGGATCAGGCCAGCGCCATGACCGGCGGGTTGGCGACCGTCGACTTCAAACGGTTCGCCCGCGACGGCATCGTGGCCATGTCCTGCGACGAAGCCCTCGCCTTGCTCGACACCGCCATGATCGTCGACGAACCGTTCATGCTGCCCGCCCACATCGACCTCGCCGCGCTGCGGGTCAAGTTCGACGGCGGCACGTTGCCGCCCATGTTCGTCGATCTGATCAACGCGCCGGCCCGGCGCCAGGTGGACGACTCGCTGGCCGCCGCCAAGTCGAAATCAGCACTCCTGCAACGCCTGGAAGGGCTACCCGAAGACGAACAGCACGCCGTCCTGCTGGACCTGGTGCGCTCGCACATCGCCACCGTGCTGGGCAACACCAGCGCCGAAGCAATCGACCCCGGCAAGGCGTTTCAGGAGCTGGGCTTTGATTCGCTGACCGCGGTCGAGATGCGCAACCGGCTCAAATCCGCCACCGGCCTGTCGCTTTCGCCGACCCTCATCTTCGACTACCCGAATTCCGTCGCGCTGGCCGGGTATATGCATCGCGAGCTGGTCGGCGCGGCACCGCACGACGCGCCCGTCGCCCCAGCACCCGAGGACGCCGACTTGCAACGCATCGTGGCCTCCATCCCGGTCAAGCGGCTTCGGCAGGCCGGCGTGCTGGACCTGCTGTTGGCGTTGGCAAACGAAGCCGACGGGAACGGTCAGGCACCCGGCCCGGAGGGGGACCCCGAGAAGGACATCGCCGACATGGACCTCGACGACCTGGTCACCGTGGCGTTCATGAACGACGACGAGTAGGCGCGTCGGCGTGCGGATCGCGGTCACCGGGGCCAGCGGAGTGCTCGGTCGCGGCCTCGTCGCCCGGCTGCTCAGCCGGGGCCACGATGTCGCCGGCATCGCCCGTCATCGACCGCAAAGTTGGCCAAGCTCGGCCGATTTCGTCGCCGGCGACATCCGCGACTCGGTCGCGGTCAGGCGGGCGATAGCGGGTGCGGATGTCGTCGTGCACTGCGCGTGGGCCCACGGCGGAGACGCCCAGGTCAATATCGGTGGTACCGCCAACGTTCTGCAGGCGATGGCCGAAACCGGGGCCGGGCGAATCGTGTTCACTTCCTCGGCGCACGTCTATGCAGCCACCGCGGCGCCGGCCGGCGAACACGAGGACCCGGCCCCGGTGTGCACCGAAGGCAGGCACCAGGCCCGCGTCGAGCAGCTGCTGGCGGACTCGGGGCTGCACTGGGTCGCCATCCGCTGCGCACTCGTCGTCGGCCGAAACGTCGATAACTGGGTGCGCCAGCTGTTTGCCCAGCCGGTGTTGCCCGCCGGGTCCGTCGACCGGGTCCTGCAGGTGGTGCACACCGACGACGCGCTTCGGCTGTTAACCCGTGCCGCCCTCGACGCCGACATCGGCAGCGGACCGGTCAATCTCGCGGCCCCCGGCGAGCTGACGTGGCGAGAGATCGCGGCCGCGCTGGGCCGGCCCGTCGTACCGATTCGCCCCGCGGCGCTGCGGAGCCGGGTCGCGTCGTTGGCCGACCTGGTGCGGGGCGCGCCGCTGATGGACACCACGCGGCTGCGCGACCGGTGGGGATTCCGGCCGGCCTTCAGCGCCGACGAATGTGTTGAGGACTTCGCACTGGCGGTGCGCGGCCGGCTCGCCGTGGGCAGCCGCACGATTTCGCTGCCCTGGCGGCTGGCCAATGTCACGGACCTGCCCGCCGTCGACACCCCGTCGGCGGATGGCGTTGTTCCCAGATTGGCTGGCCCAGAAGGGGATAACGGCGAGTTTGACACGCCGATCGATCCGCGATTCCCCACGTTTCTGGCCACCAATTTGTCCGAGGCGCTGCCCGGCCCGTTCTCGCCGTCGTCGGCGTCGGTCACCGTGCGCGGCCTGCGTGCCGGCGGGGTCGCCATCGCCGAACGGCTGCGGCCGGGTGGGGTGATCCAGCGCGAAATCGCCATGCGCACCGTCGCGGTGTTCGCCCACCGGCTCTATGGGGCGATCACCTCGGCGCATTTCATGGCCGAGACCGTGCCGTTCGCCAAACCCGCCACGATCGTCCGCAATAGCGGGTTCTTCGGCCCCAGCATGGCCTCGCTGCCGATCTTCGGCGACCAGCGTCCGCCGTCATCGCAATCCCGCCGGGCGCGCAGGCTGGTGCGCACCGTCCGCAACATCGGGGTGTTCGGCGTCAACCTGATCGGCTTGAGCGCGGGCTCGTCCCGCGATACCCGGGACTATCTGGCCGATGTCAACCGGTTGGAGCGGCTGGCCGGTGACGAGCTGACCGCATTGGACGATGGCCGGCTGCGGAGCCTGATCCTGTTGGCGCGCGATCACGTGGTGCACGGATGGCTGCTGGCGTCGGGCTCGTTCATGCTGTGCGCCGCGTACAACGTGTTGTTGCGCGCGCTGTGCGGGCAAGACACCGCACCGACGGCCGGGCCGGACCTAGCCAGTGCGCGGTCGGTCGCAGCGGTGCGGCGGCTGGCGGCGGCCGCGCGGCGCGACCCGACCGTCACTCGGCTGCTGGCCGAACCGGGCCAGCGCCTAAAGAAGCTGGCCGTCGAGGCGCCGCAGTTTCATGCGGCGGTGCGAGCCGAGCTGGCGCTGATCGGGCACCGCGGGCCGGCGGAGGTCGAGATGCTCTCCACCAGCTACAGCGATGATCCCGAATTGCTGGTCCGGATGGTGGCCAAAGCGTTGGACGCCCCACCCGCGGCGGCCGACGCCGAGCCCACCCGTCCGGTGATTCCGGTGCGGGCCAAGCCCGTTGCGCTGTTGGCCGCGCGGCAACTGCGCGATCGCGAAGTGCGCCGCGACAAGATGGTGCGCGCCATCTGGGTGCTGCGCGCCCTGCTGCGCGAGCATGGGCGCCGGCTGGCCGATGCCGGTGTCGTCGACGCCGTCGACGATGTGTTCTACCTGTTGGTTGACGAACTCGATGCGCTCCCGGCCGATGTTTCGGCGCTGGTGGCGCGGCGGCGGGCCGAACATCGCAGGCTGGTTGCTGTGGTCCCACCCACGGTGTTCAGCGGGAGCTGGCGGCCGTCGGCCGCATCGGCGACGGCACTGACCGGCGGGGACACCCTGCGCGGAGTCGGGGTGTGCGGGGGCAAAGTGCGTGGCCGGGTGCGAATCGTGCGTCCGGAGACCCTCGACGACCTGCGGCCCGGCGAAATCCTGGTCGCGCAGGTCACCGATGTCGGATACACCGCCGCCTTCTGCTATGCGGCGGCCGTGGTGACCGAGCTCGGGGGCCCGATGTCACATGCCGCGGTGGTGGCCCGCGAGTTCGGCTTCCCCTGTGTGGTCGACGTGGCCGGGGCCACCCGGTTGTTGCCGCCGGGCGCCCTGGTCGAGGTCGACGGCACGACGGGCGAGATTCGGGTGCTCGACGCGGCGTCCGACCCGGAGATACGGCTTCGCGATGACGGCGACGAGGACGCCCCGTAGGTCGGCAGCCAAACGCCGTGCCCACCCCGTCGGGCGGCGGCACCGACCGCAGGCACCCGAACGGCTGCCGGCTTGGTCGGGTCCCCGACGAGTCGGCTACCGTCGGGGTCATGCACGAGCGCACCGTCCGTGCACGCACGGCCACCGGGATCGTGGAAGGCTTCACGCGCGACGGCGTGAACCGCTGGCGCTCCATCCCGTATGCGCGGCCACCGGTGGGGCCGCTGCGCTTCCGGGCGCCGCAACCCGCGCAGCCCTGGCCGGGTGTGCGGCACTGCCACGCGTTCGCCAACTGCGCACCCCAGCGGCGTCGCTACACCATGCTCGGGATCGGCAAGTACCAGCCCATGAGCGAGGACTGCCTCACCCTCAACGTCGTCACACCCGAGCAACCGACCACCCAACCGCTGCCGGTCATGTTCTTCGTTCACGGCGGCGGGTACATCCTGGGCAGCTCGGCCACCCCGCTGTATGACGGCGCTGCGCTGGCACGCCGCGGCTGCGTGTACGTGTCGGTCAACTACCGCGTCGGCGCCCTCGGCTGCCTGGACCTGTCGTCGCTGTCCACCCCGGACGTCACCCTCGAGAGCAACGTGTACCTGCGCGATCTGGTGCTGGCGCTGCGCTGGGTTCGCGACAACATCGCCGAATTCGGCGGTGACCCCGACAACGTCACCATCTTCGGCGAAAGCGCCGGCGCGCACATCACCGCCACGCTGTTGGCGGTGCCCGCCGCCCAAGGCCTGTTCGCCCGGGTGATCTCGGAAAGCCCGGCGTCCGGCATGGTGCGTTCGCGCGAGATCGCCGCCGAATTCGCCGCCCGCTTCGTCCGTCTGCTCGGCGTGCGCACCCGGGACGCGGCCGGCGCGCTGATGACCGCATCGGCTGGACATCTGGTGGCGGCGCAGCACCGGCTGATCGAGCAGGGCATGAAGAAACGGCTGGGCGCCTTCCCGCTTGGTCCGGTGTTCGGCGACGACGTGTTGCCCGTGGAACCGGTCGAGGCGATGCGACACGGACGGGCGCACAAAGTGCCGCTCATCGTGGGAACCAACGCCGAAGAGGGCCGGCTGTTCACCCGCTTCCTGGGGATGTTGCCGACCAATGAAGCCATGGTCGAAGAGCTGCTGGCCAATGTGGAACCGGCTGCCCGCCAACGCATTACCGCCGCCTACCCGAACTATCCCAAGCCGCAAGCATGCATCCAGCTCGGTGGTGATTTCGCCTTCGGCACGGCCGCCTGGCAGATCGCCGAGGCGCACGGCGTCCACGCGCCGACGTATCTGTACCGCTATGACTACGCACCGCGGACACTGCGCTGGTCGGGTTTGGGCGCCACCCATGCCACCGAGCTGTTCGCCGTCTTCGACATCTACCGCACCAGGTTCGGCGCCCTGCTGACCGCGGCGGCCGATCGGCGTGCCGCGCTGCGCGTCAGCAACGAGGTGCAACGACGGTGGCGGGAGTTCAGCCGAACCGGGGTGCCCGGCGACGACTGGCCGGCCCACACCCACACCGACCGGGCCGTCATGGTGTTCGACCGCAAATGCCGCATCGAGTTTGATCCGCATCGGCATCGCCGGATGGCCTGGGACGGCTTCACCCTGGCACGCTGACGCGCCGACGGGCCCACGGTCCGGCGGCACCACGGCGATATGGTGGACATCGTGCGAGCGTTGATCATCGTCGACGTCCAAAACGATTTCTGCGAGGGCGGCTCGCTGCCGGTGAGCGGCGCCCACGCGGTGGTCCGCAGGATCAACGACTATCTCGCTTCCGGGCCCGGCTACCAGCACATCGTGGCCACCCAGGACTTCCATATCGACCCCGGCGACCACTTTTCCGATCACCCGGACTTTGCGACGTCATGGCCACCGCATTGCCGCGCGGGCAGCCCGGGGGCCGAGTTCGACCCCGACCTCGACACCGGCCCCATCGAGGCCGTCTTCCGCAAGGGTGCCTATTCCGCGGCCTACAGCGGCTTCGAAGGCGTCGACGATAACCGGACACCGCTGCTGGAGTGGCTGCGGAAACGGGGGGTCGATAAGGTCGACGTGGTTGGTCTGGCCACCGACCACTGCGTGCGTCGCACCGCCGAAGACGCGGCCCGGGCCGGCTTTGCCACCCGGGTGCTGCTGGACCTGACCGCGGGTGTGTCGGCGGAAACGACCGAACGGGCGCTGCACGACATGCGGGCCGCCAGCATCACGTTGGTCGGAAGCCGCTGATGACGCTGCCCAAGCGGGACGACCTGCTGG comes from the Mycobacterium shinjukuense genome and includes:
- the pncA gene encoding pyrazinamidase PncA, with product MVDIVRALIIVDVQNDFCEGGSLPVSGAHAVVRRINDYLASGPGYQHIVATQDFHIDPGDHFSDHPDFATSWPPHCRAGSPGAEFDPDLDTGPIEAVFRKGAYSAAYSGFEGVDDNRTPLLEWLRKRGVDKVDVVGLATDHCVRRTAEDAARAGFATRVLLDLTAGVSAETTERALHDMRAASITLVGSR
- a CDS encoding carboxylesterase/lipase family protein, with protein sequence MHERTVRARTATGIVEGFTRDGVNRWRSIPYARPPVGPLRFRAPQPAQPWPGVRHCHAFANCAPQRRRYTMLGIGKYQPMSEDCLTLNVVTPEQPTTQPLPVMFFVHGGGYILGSSATPLYDGAALARRGCVYVSVNYRVGALGCLDLSSLSTPDVTLESNVYLRDLVLALRWVRDNIAEFGGDPDNVTIFGESAGAHITATLLAVPAAQGLFARVISESPASGMVRSREIAAEFAARFVRLLGVRTRDAAGALMTASAGHLVAAQHRLIEQGMKKRLGAFPLGPVFGDDVLPVEPVEAMRHGRAHKVPLIVGTNAEEGRLFTRFLGMLPTNEAMVEELLANVEPAARQRITAAYPNYPKPQACIQLGGDFAFGTAAWQIAEAHGVHAPTYLYRYDYAPRTLRWSGLGATHATELFAVFDIYRTRFGALLTAAADRRAALRVSNEVQRRWREFSRTGVPGDDWPAHTHTDRAVMVFDRKCRIEFDPHRHRRMAWDGFTLAR
- a CDS encoding sugar epimerase family protein, translating into MRIAVTGASGVLGRGLVARLLSRGHDVAGIARHRPQSWPSSADFVAGDIRDSVAVRRAIAGADVVVHCAWAHGGDAQVNIGGTANVLQAMAETGAGRIVFTSSAHVYAATAAPAGEHEDPAPVCTEGRHQARVEQLLADSGLHWVAIRCALVVGRNVDNWVRQLFAQPVLPAGSVDRVLQVVHTDDALRLLTRAALDADIGSGPVNLAAPGELTWREIAAALGRPVVPIRPAALRSRVASLADLVRGAPLMDTTRLRDRWGFRPAFSADECVEDFALAVRGRLAVGSRTISLPWRLANVTDLPAVDTPSADGVVPRLAGPEGDNGEFDTPIDPRFPTFLATNLSEALPGPFSPSSASVTVRGLRAGGVAIAERLRPGGVIQREIAMRTVAVFAHRLYGAITSAHFMAETVPFAKPATIVRNSGFFGPSMASLPIFGDQRPPSSQSRRARRLVRTVRNIGVFGVNLIGLSAGSSRDTRDYLADVNRLERLAGDELTALDDGRLRSLILLARDHVVHGWLLASGSFMLCAAYNVLLRALCGQDTAPTAGPDLASARSVAAVRRLAAAARRDPTVTRLLAEPGQRLKKLAVEAPQFHAAVRAELALIGHRGPAEVEMLSTSYSDDPELLVRMVAKALDAPPAAADAEPTRPVIPVRAKPVALLAARQLRDREVRRDKMVRAIWVLRALLREHGRRLADAGVVDAVDDVFYLLVDELDALPADVSALVARRRAEHRRLVAVVPPTVFSGSWRPSAASATALTGGDTLRGVGVCGGKVRGRVRIVRPETLDDLRPGEILVAQVTDVGYTAAFCYAAAVVTELGGPMSHAAVVAREFGFPCVVDVAGATRLLPPGALVEVDGTTGEIRVLDAASDPEIRLRDDGDEDAP